TTTAAAATTAATGCTATAATGTTTAAAGAAAAAATAAGGAGTTAAAATGAAAAGAGTAAAATATCTAATATTATTTTTATTTATAAGTTTAACAATTTTATCTCAAGAAGTTTATATAGCATCTTTTAATACTTTAAGAATAGGGAAAGCTCAGAAAGATTATGAATTGATGAGTAAAATTTTGGAACCTTTTGATATAATTGGACTTATAGAAGTTATGAGTCCTTTGGGAGTGGAAAAGTTAATAGAAGAGCTAGAAAAAGAGAGTGGAGAGAAGTGGAAATATCATATATCTCCATATCCAGTGGGAAAAAGTAGTTATAAGGAGTACTTTGCTTATATATGGAAAAGTGAAAAAGTAGATTTTTTAGATGAGAAAGGTTTCTATTTAGATGAAAAACAAGAGTTTGAAAGACCACCTTATGGTGCAAATTTCAGAATTAATAATTTTGATTTTACCTTTGTATTAGTTCACTCTATTTTTGGAAAAAGAGAATCACAAAGAAGAGCAGAAGCATTTAAAATGGAAGAAGTGTATAATTATTTTCAAAATTTAGAAGCAGAAGAAAATGATATTATTATAGCGGGAGATTTTAATTTAAGTGCTAACGATGAAGCTTTTGAAAATTTATTAAAACATGAAGATAGTATAATATATACAATTAATCCCAAAATAAAAACTACTATTGGAAAGGATAAATTAGCAAGTTCCTATGACAATATGTTTATTTCAAAAATTTATACACAGGAATTTGAGGGAAAGAGTGGAGCTGTAGATTTTACAAAGAAAAAATATAGATTGATGAAGGATAAAATATCAGATCACTTACCTATTTTTATAGTTATAGATAGTGAATTTGATGATGATTAGAGGGAGATATGAAGATAGCGTATGTTTTTTTCAATGGAGAACTTTTAGGAAGTAAGGAATATTACCTAAAGGTATTAAATGAAAATATAGGGGATATTTATTGTGCTGATGGAGGAGCATATCTTTTAGAAAAATTAGATCTTATCCCAAAAGAGATATGGGGAGATTTTGATTCTATATCTGAAGATATCTTAAAAAAATATGAAGAAAAGGAAGTTATAATAAAAAGATTTCCTAAAGATAAAGATTTTACAGATGGAGAATTAATACTTCAACATATTTCTAAAAAAAATTATGATAAAATTATTGTAATAGGAGGCTTAGGTGGTCGAAAAGATCATGAGTTAACTAACCTTAATTTAATGTTTAAATTTAAAAATCTTTTTTTTATAACAGAAGAAGAGGAGATTTTTGCTATAGATAGATACAAAGAATTTATAGAAGAAAAGGGAAAAACTATCTCTTTTATTCCTTTTTCTGAAAAAGTTGAAGGATTAACTTTAACAGGATTTAAGTACCCTCTTGAAAACTATACACTTCATCAAGGAGATACTATTTGTATAAGCAATATAGCTATAGATGATAAAGCAATTATATCTTTTAAGAATGGAAAAATATTAGGAATAATTATAAAATAATTTTAAATAGGAGGATTTTATGTTAAAAGAAGGAATGCAATTAATACAAAGTAAAGTGGTAAATGAAGGTGAAACAGCTGCTAAAGTTGCGTCAGGAGCTTTAGAGGTATTTTCAACACCAATGCTTATAGCTTTTATGGAAAATACTGCTTTTAATCTTGCTCAAAAGGAATTAGCAGAAGGAGATACTACTGTTGGTATTTCTGTAAATATTAAACATCTTAAAGCTAATCTTATTGGAGATAAGTTAAGTTGTATAGCTACTTTAGAAAAAATAGATGGAAAAAAATTAGATTTTTCTGTAAAGGTATTACATGGAGAAACTGTTGTTGGAGAGGGAGAACACAGCAGATTTATAGTTAATGAAAAGAAATTTTTAGAAAAATTAAATAAATAGAATATAATGGAGGAAAATGAAAAAAATGGAAAATACAGAAAAAGTAATGGGAAAAGCTAAATTTATTTTGGGAATACAACACGTATTAGCTATGTTTGGAGCTACTGTTTTAGTTCCTTTCTTAACAGGTTTAAATCCATCTATAGCTTTAATATCTGCTGGAGTAGGAACACTAATTTTCCATCTTTGTACAAAAAGAATTGTACCTGTTTTTTTAGGATCATCTTTTGCTTTTATAGGAGCCTTAACTTTAGTGTTAAAACAAGAGGGAATAGGAGCTATAAAAGGTGGAGTAATAGCAGCTGGATTTATCTATGTAATAATGTCTTATTTGGTAAAAACTTTTGGAGTAGAGAGGGTAAAATCTTTCTTTCCACCAATAGTTACTGGGCCAATTATCATGTTAATAGGACTTAGAATGAGCCCTACAGCTTTAAATATGGCTGGATATGCAAATGGAAAATTTGATGGAAAGAGTTTAATTGTCGCTTGTTCAGTAATTTTAACTATGGTATCTATTACAATGATGAAAAAATCATTTTTAAGACTTATTCCAATATTAACTGCTGTAATTGTAGGTTATATAGTGGCTACTTTTTTAGGAATGGTAGATTTTTCTGTAGTATCTCAAGCTAAATGGATAGGACTTTCTACTGAAGCAGCAAGCGATCTATTAACAGTACCAGCTATGTCACTTACAGGAATAATAGCTATAGCTCCAATAGCTTTAGTTGTTTTTATAGAACATATAGGAGATATAACTACAAATGGAGCTGTTGTTGGAAAGGATTTCTTTAAAGATCCAGGAATACATAGAACATTACTAGGAGATGGACTTGCAACAATAGCAGCTGGATTTTTAGGTGGACCTGCAAATACAACTTATGGTGAAAATACAGGAGTACTTGCTGTAACTAAAGTTTATGATCCATCTATTTTAAGAATAGCAGCTTGTTATGCAATAGTACTAGGATTTATAGGAAAATTCGGAATACTTTTACAAACAATTCCATTACCAGTAATGGGAGGAGTATCTGTAATTTTATTTGGAATGATAGCTTCAGTTGGAGTAAGAACAGTAGTAGATGCAAGACTTGATTTCTCAAACTCAAGAAATTTAATAATTTCTTCTATAATATTTGTACTTGGAATTGCTGTGGACAATATTGTAATTTGGCAAACAGTATCTGTATCAGGTTTAGCTTTAGCAGCTTTTTCTGGAGTAGTTTTAAATAAAGTTCTTCCAAGAGATAGAGAGGTAAAATTAAAAAAATTAGATTAGTGAGGAGAAAAAATGAAAAAACTCATAATAATAGGATTTATTGCTGCAATAGCTAGTATATATTTTACCATTGAAAATAAGCAAAATACTGAGATTGAAGAGATTAAAAAGGAGGAAAAATTAGTGTTAAAAAGAGAAGAGATAGATAAAAAATATAAATGGAATATGACAGATTTTTATGCTAATTGGGAAAATTGGGATAAAGATTTAGAAGATTTAAAAATTATGATGAAAGAGATTCCACAATACAGAGGTCAAATTAAAGATGACTCTAAAAAATTTATTGAACTTATTCAATTAGAAGAGAGATTAGGAAGATTATTAGATAAACTTTATGTATATGTATATATGTTAAAAGATTTAGATTCTAAAGATGAGATATCTTCTGTAAAACTTCAAGAAATACAAGCTTTATATACAGAGTATTCTGTAAGTGCAGCTTGGATAACACCAGAGATTCTACAAATTCCAAAGGAAACTATGGAAAGATGGATAGATGAAAATCCAGAATTAAAAGATCATAGATTTGGACTTATGGAGATATATAGATTACAAGGGCATGTATTGGATGAAGGAAAAGAAAAATTACTTTCTTACTATGGACAATATATGGGAGCTCCTCATGATATATATGCTGAACTTTCTATTTCTGATATGAAATGGAATGAAGTTAAACTTTCAGATGGGTATGAAGGACCTGTAACTAATGGAATTTACTCTAAAGTTCTATCTACAAATAGAAATCAAGAGGATAGAAAAAAAGCTTTTGAGGCACTATATGGAGCTTTTGAAAATAATAAAAATACTTATGGAGCAATATATAGAGCACTACTTCAAAGGGATGTTGCTTCATCTAAGGGAAGAAACTATGGTTCAAGTTTAGAAAAAGCTTTAGAACCTAAAAATGTTCCAGTAGATGTATATACAACACTTTTAAAATCTGCAATAGATAATAATGCACCATTACAAAGATATGTAAATTTAAGAAAAAAAGCTTTAGGTTTAAAAGAGTATCATTACTATGATAACAGTATAAATATAGTAGAGTATGATAAAACTTTTGACTATGATACAGCTAAAGAGATGGTGTATAATTCAGTAGCTCCTCTTGGAGAAGATTATTTAACTAAAATGAATAAAGCTATAAGTGAAGGTTGGATAGATGTATTTGAAACTGAAAATAAAAGAAGTGGAGCTTATTCAATAGGAATATATGATGTACATCCATATATGTTATTAAACTATCAATCAACTTTAGATGATGTATTTACATTAGCTCATGAATTAGGACATACACTACATACAATACTATCAAATGAAAAACAACCATATGCAACTCATGATTATACAATATTTGTTGCAGAAGTGGCTTCAACTTTTAATGAGAGATTACTACTTGACTATATGATTAAAAATTCAAATGATCCAATAGAAAAAATTGCTTTAATAGAGCAAGCTTTAGGAAATATTGTAGGAACTTTCTATATTCAAACTTTATTTGCTAACTATGAGTATCAAGCTCACAAGTTAATTGAAGATGGTAAAGCAGTAACTCCAGATGTTCTTAGTGGAATAATGGATAATTTATTCAAAGAGTATTTTGGTGATACTATAACTATGGATGAGTTACAAAAAATAATTTGGGCAAGAATACCACACTTCTTTAATTCACCTTATTATGTGTATCAATATGCAACAAGTTTTGCTTCATCAGCAAATCTATATGATAGAATAACTAATACTAAGTATAGTGAAGAGGAAAGAGTAAAAGCTAAAGAAGATTACTTAACACTTTTAAAATCAGGAGGAAATGATCATCCTATGTTTCAACTTAAAAAGGCAGGGGTG
The window above is part of the uncultured Fusobacterium sp. genome. Proteins encoded here:
- a CDS encoding endonuclease/exonuclease/phosphatase family protein, with translation MKRVKYLILFLFISLTILSQEVYIASFNTLRIGKAQKDYELMSKILEPFDIIGLIEVMSPLGVEKLIEELEKESGEKWKYHISPYPVGKSSYKEYFAYIWKSEKVDFLDEKGFYLDEKQEFERPPYGANFRINNFDFTFVLVHSIFGKRESQRRAEAFKMEEVYNYFQNLEAEENDIIIAGDFNLSANDEAFENLLKHEDSIIYTINPKIKTTIGKDKLASSYDNMFISKIYTQEFEGKSGAVDFTKKKYRLMKDKISDHLPIFIVIDSEFDDD
- the pepF gene encoding oligoendopeptidase F, which gives rise to MLKREEIDKKYKWNMTDFYANWENWDKDLEDLKIMMKEIPQYRGQIKDDSKKFIELIQLEERLGRLLDKLYVYVYMLKDLDSKDEISSVKLQEIQALYTEYSVSAAWITPEILQIPKETMERWIDENPELKDHRFGLMEIYRLQGHVLDEGKEKLLSYYGQYMGAPHDIYAELSISDMKWNEVKLSDGYEGPVTNGIYSKVLSTNRNQEDRKKAFEALYGAFENNKNTYGAIYRALLQRDVASSKGRNYGSSLEKALEPKNVPVDVYTTLLKSAIDNNAPLQRYVNLRKKALGLKEYHYYDNSINIVEYDKTFDYDTAKEMVYNSVAPLGEDYLTKMNKAISEGWIDVFETENKRSGAYSIGIYDVHPYMLLNYQSTLDDVFTLAHELGHTLHTILSNEKQPYATHDYTIFVAEVASTFNERLLLDYMIKNSNDPIEKIALIEQALGNIVGTFYIQTLFANYEYQAHKLIEDGKAVTPDVLSGIMDNLFKEYFGDTITMDELQKIIWARIPHFFNSPYYVYQYATSFASSANLYDRITNTKYSEEERVKAKEDYLTLLKSGGNDHPMFQLKKAGVDLTKEESFHAVAVEFDRLLNILEEELNKLEK
- a CDS encoding thioesterase family protein; the protein is MLKEGMQLIQSKVVNEGETAAKVASGALEVFSTPMLIAFMENTAFNLAQKELAEGDTTVGISVNIKHLKANLIGDKLSCIATLEKIDGKKLDFSVKVLHGETVVGEGEHSRFIVNEKKFLEKLNK
- a CDS encoding thiamine diphosphokinase, whose product is MKIAYVFFNGELLGSKEYYLKVLNENIGDIYCADGGAYLLEKLDLIPKEIWGDFDSISEDILKKYEEKEVIIKRFPKDKDFTDGELILQHISKKNYDKIIVIGGLGGRKDHELTNLNLMFKFKNLFFITEEEEIFAIDRYKEFIEEKGKTISFIPFSEKVEGLTLTGFKYPLENYTLHQGDTICISNIAIDDKAIISFKNGKILGIIIK
- a CDS encoding uracil-xanthine permease family protein, with translation MENTEKVMGKAKFILGIQHVLAMFGATVLVPFLTGLNPSIALISAGVGTLIFHLCTKRIVPVFLGSSFAFIGALTLVLKQEGIGAIKGGVIAAGFIYVIMSYLVKTFGVERVKSFFPPIVTGPIIMLIGLRMSPTALNMAGYANGKFDGKSLIVACSVILTMVSITMMKKSFLRLIPILTAVIVGYIVATFLGMVDFSVVSQAKWIGLSTEAASDLLTVPAMSLTGIIAIAPIALVVFIEHIGDITTNGAVVGKDFFKDPGIHRTLLGDGLATIAAGFLGGPANTTYGENTGVLAVTKVYDPSILRIAACYAIVLGFIGKFGILLQTIPLPVMGGVSVILFGMIASVGVRTVVDARLDFSNSRNLIISSIIFVLGIAVDNIVIWQTVSVSGLALAAFSGVVLNKVLPRDREVKLKKLD